From Proteus vulgaris:
CGTTTCTGGCTCAGCTTCTGGTGCGGGTATCGGTTTAATGGATGCTGGTAGCAAATCAGTTAAATGGAATACAGCAACAACGCCAGTACAATTAGTTAATGGTGTTTCAAAAATTCCATTCGTTGCTTACGTTCAAGCTGAATCAGCAGACGCAACTGTAACTCCGGGTGAATTCCAAGCCGTTATCAACTTCCAAGTTGATTATCAGTAATCGTTTTATTTATTTAAATTAATTAAATAATAAATTAATTACTGCATTAACGCAGGGGATTTCCTCTGCGTTAAATTTGATAAAACACTTCAATTTAATAAAAAATAAAAATAAAAATAAAAAGTAATTAAATAAATATTCATTATTTAATTAATTAGTTTCTATTTAATTAATAATTAGGCGTTTATTCATGTTAATTTCTTATTTTCACAGCACAATATGGAAAAACATTTGTGCCATTTTGCTATTGTGCTTAGCGTTTTTCGCTCAAGCCGAGCAAGATGATTCTGTGGAATTTAACATTCACATGTTAGATGCTGAAGATAGAGATAATGTCGATCTGTCTCGCTTTGCAACTTCTAATTACATTATTCCTGGTATGTACTATTTGGATATCCGTATAAATGGACGTGATTTCCCTCGCCAAAACATTAATTATGTTGAAGTAAAACCTAATTATTCTGTTGCTTGTATTGACCCTTCTCTTCTAAAAAAATTAACCATTAACGAAGAAAATCAAAAATTTATCGAAGAAATTTCCCCTGATTGCTTCAATATCAATCAATTACCTGGTATCTCCATCAAAAATGATGGCGGTATTCTTGATATTGTTATTCCTCGTTCATTAATGAAATACGAAGATGCAGACTGGACTCCTCCCGAATTATGGGACCCAGGTGTATCAGGGGTGTTACTTGACTATACCTTAACAGGAACATCAACACGTCCTAATAAAGGTAACAATAACAACTCGCTGACAGGCTATGGGCAAGCGGGTATTAACTTTGGTGAATGGCGTTTACGCGCTGAATACCAAGGAAATTATTCATCTGAATACTCATCAAACAATAGCTTTGATTGGAATCAGATCTACGCCTACAAACCACTGCCCACTCAAGCAGCTAAATTAACGTTAGGTGAAACGTATTTAAATTCCCAAGTTTTTGATAGTTTTCGTTTTACTGGCGCCAATATCCAAAGTGATGAAAGAATGTTGCCACCATCTTTGCAAGGTTATGCACCAGAAATTCATGGTATTGCAAATACTAATGCTAAAGTTACCGTCACTCAAAATGGTCGCTTAATTTATGAAACCACTGTTCCTGCTGGCCCTTTTGTTATTAAACATTTACAAGATACGGTACAAGGTCAATTAGATGTTCGAGTGGAAGAACAAAACGGCAAAGTAAACGAATTTCAAGTGCAAACAGCTAATTTACCGTATATGACACGCCCTGGTTCAGTGCGTTATAACACATCAATCGGTCAGCCATCACTCAACAACCATAAAATGCAAGGCCCTATTTTTTATCAAGGTGATTTTTCATGGGGAATGAATAACACATGGTCACTGTATGGTGGTGTTTTATTAACAGCTAAAGATTACAATGCGTGGTCATTAGGTTTAGGTCACGATATGGGGCGCCTAGGTACGCTTTCTGGTGATGTAACTCAATCTTATAGCCAAACCTATGATAATGAAAATATCAACGGAATGTCATTCAAACTGAACTATGCGAAAACATTCGATGAATACCATAGTACAATTACTTTTGCAGGCTATCGTTTTTCAGAGAAAACATTCCGTTCTTTTTCTCAATATATTGATGAGCGTTACAACGCTATCAATAACAATGGTTATGAAAAAGAGATGTATACCATTACTGGTAACAAAACTTTCTGGGCTGATGATACTGAAAAATCAACAACACTTTATCTTTCTTATCGTCATCAAAATTATTGGGATAAAAATACACAAGAACAATATGGTGTAACGGTAAGCCGTAACTTTTCGATTATGGGTATAGAGCAGATTAACACTAACTTGTCTGCATTCCGTACTCAGCATAAAGGAAATACTGATGACAGTATTTCTTTCAATATTTCAGTTCCATTAGGTAGTGGCAAAAATATAGGTTATAGCCTGCAAGACAGTAACGGAAAAGTGAACCAAATGGCCTCTTATTCCGATAACAGCAATTATAATAATTTGTGGCGTGTCCGTGCGGGGTTAAGTTCAGACCATAAAGCCAATACTGATGGTTATTATCAACACCGTTCGCAATATGCTGAAATTAACGCTAATGCAAGCTATCAACAAGATAATTATGTTGCTGTAGGTGCGACAGTAAAAGGCGGATTTACAGCTACTCGTCATGGAGCTGCATTACATAGTAGCAGCATGACATCCAGTACAGCTCGAATGATGGTTGATACAGATGGCGTCCCAGGTGTGCCGTTTAATAACCAAAGTACGACAACAAATCTATTTGGTATTGGGGTAATTACTGACTTAACCAGCTATAACAACGTTGATGCGCGTATTGATGTTGATAAAATGGATTCAAATATTGAAACACATAAAGCCATCACCTCCACAACATTAACTGAAGGGGCTATTGGTTACTACACATTCCCAGTGCGTCAAGGTGAACGTCTAATGGCTATCTTACAAACAGCTGATCAAAAATATCCGCCGTTTGGTGCTGACGTCACTAATAAAGATGGTGAAAATATGGGAATGGTGATGGAAGAAGGCCTAGTTTATATTGCGGGTGTTAACCTCAATGAATCATTAAACGTGATCTGGGGTGGTAAAACCCAATGTACGATTACGATCCCGGCAACCATTAACGATCCACTAAAACGTGAATTGTTATTATGTCAGTGATTTTAATGAACAAAATGAATTACTAGAGATAAATGTATGAACTCATTCAACACACTTAAAACACTTTTTTGCGGTTCACTACTTGCATTAAGCATGGTGAATACAACACAAGCTGGTGTGTCATTAGATAGAACACGGATCGTGTTAACTGGTAGTGAAAATTCAGCCAGCGTAAATTTAAAAAATACTAGCCCTGATATTCCATTTTTGGCTCAATCATGGGTTGAAAATGAACATGGGCAAAAAATTGCCTCTCCTTTAGTGGCGCTTCCTCCTTTACAACGTCTTGATGGTGACCAAAAAGGGGTTGTAAGAATAACTAAAACTGCAGAGATTGGGCTTTTGCCACAAGATAGAGAATCATTGTTTTATTTAAACGTTCGTGAAATTCCACCAGCACCAAAACAAGCGAATGTGTTGCAAATGGCAATGCAGTCACGAATCAAATTATTCTATCGACCTACGGCTATTATTCCTGAAAAACCGGGCATGGTTTGGCAAGATCAGTTGGTATTTAAGAAACAAAATAATCAATTTATCGCAGAAAATCCAACACCTTACTACATCACTATTATTGGTCTTTCGAATAAATTAAATGGTGAAGATAGCGATAAGTTAACCACTTTCCCTGGTTTAATGGTTGCACCTAAATCATCACTGGAAATTCCAGTTAAAACCAATGGCGTCAATCAATTTTATATGATGTATGTAAATGATTATGGTGGACATCCTGAATTGAAATTTGTTTGCCAACAAAACAGCTGCAAAGTGGCACCGAAAGAACAACAACCAAAATATTAATCAACTTGACGCCGGTAGGAATAAAATGAAACCAACAACAGCAAATTTTTATTTCAATACGCTAAAATTATTTTTTACTGGCGCAATATTATGTACTCCGATTGTGGCATCTGCTTATATTCATGGTGAAGTTCGCACTGTCGGAGGACCTAATATTTTTAGAGTTGAGTTAAATAACGCAACATTTCCTAATAACAGACCCGGTGAAACTGCCACAGTAAATTTTTCTTTACCTGATAGATATTTAGCAACGGTTTATTGTCCTAAAGATCCCTTAGTTCCGAATTCTCGCACTTATTATATGGCGAATTCTGATCTACGCTATTTAGGCAATAATTACTATGAACTTAATGAATACGTCGATGTTCAGATCAAGTTTTCTATTTGGGGCCCAGAAACACTTCCTACAGTTCCTTTTATTGAAAAGCCGAACAATCGAAATGGGCAACAAGGTTGTCGCGTTCCTGAATCACCAAAACCCAACATGTCATCCGGAAGTAGCGGTGTATTAGTATTTCGTCTGAAAAAACCGATTATTAATGGGGTTTCATTAACAGGGCAAGCTGTAGCGCAAATGTATGCCCGTGTAGGTAATGGCTTATATCAAGAGTATGGCCCTGAACCAATTTCAAAATTAGTGATTAGTTCAGGGATCTTAACCACTGAAGATAGATGCATATTTAATAATGGCTCTCCAATTACCTTTGATTTTGGCAATGTTGGTAATACTTCTGACTATTTAAATGGCCAAAACTATAAAATCACACGCAATATTCCAATAAAATGTGAAGGTGGTAGTTTTACTAACCCTAACAGTCGAATTATGTTTAAAATTCAAACAGGAAGCTCAGGTGTTGCCAGCTTTAATCCTAATTATCTTGGTACAACAGGACCTGTAGATAGAACAAATTTAGGTATTGTTTTAAGAGATAAATCAGGAACGATTGTGCCACCTAATAAATATTTTTCTGTCGGGAAGCTGAATAATTTTAAAGGTAATTGGGAAGTCACTGCTGCTCCGATTGCAAAGGCAGGGAGCAAAATCACAGAAGGTGAGTTTTCAGCACATGCCACATTAGTTGCGGAGTTTATGTAATGGAAAATCCAATAATAAAATCTGCTATTTTTCTTTTATTGTTACTATCACCTTCTACCTTTGCTGCGACAGAGCTGATTGGTGGTGATATGGAGTTTAAAGGCGTTGTGGTTACACATGGTTGTACCATAGTTGCTGGTGATGAAAATAAGGTAATCGATTTTAAGCAGATATCCGCCAAAGATCTCTATACCTTTCAAAAAAGTGAACCCGTTGCTTTTAGTATTAGTTTAGAAAATTGCAGCCAAGATATTTATAAAAGTGTCACAATTACACTTGATGGGAAAGAGCATCCAACTATGTCGAATCATCTTGCCGTTGTTGGTACAGGATCTGAAGATCCTAAAAGTATCGGGATTGTATTTACTGATGTGCAACGCAATGTTATTCAATTAAAAAAGCCGAGCACAACTCGACTTCTTAATAATAAACGTATTCAGTTTAATTTTATGACGTATGTTGAGGCATCACCCTCTGCACTGAAAAATCAAACATTGCTAACAGGCCCTTTCCAAGCACAAGCAACCTATACCCTTAATTATCAGTAAACAGATATTTATTCTTTTGTAGCTTGTTCTGTATTGACTAAAACAGGGCTATTCTTTTGCTTTTTAAGTTGTTTCTTTTCAGCCCTTCTCATCTTAAAAAATTGGCTTAAAAGCTGTGAACACTCTTCACCTAATACACCTGACGTTATCTCAACTTTATGGTTCATTCCCGGATGCTGTAAGATATCAATAAATGAGCCAGCAGCACCTGTTTTTAGATCGGATGCACCATAAACCACGCGTTTTACACGGCTATGTACAATCGCTCCAGCACACATCACACAAGGCTCGAGAGTAATATAGAGAGTAGCATCAAGGAGACGATAATTTTGTAAATGCTTTCCCCCTTTGCGTAACGCCATAATCTCTGCGTGTGCCGTGGGATCGTTATCAATAATTGAATGATTCCATCCTTTAGCAATGATTTTATTATCAACGACTAATACAGCGCCCACCGGTATTTCACCGATTTCTTGTGCTTTTTGCGCTTGCTCAATCGCTTTATGCATCCAATAAATATCATCTTTAACTTTATTCACAAGGATATCTCTTCATTATCATATAGCGGGATATTGTACCCTGTTTTCTATTGATAACTAAAGAGATTGTCTTGAATTGTTTATGACAAAGATAGCAAGATAAAACTTTAGTTTACGCGCGCTTCTGTGGCTAATTTTATAGCTAAAGCCCCTAAGATTGTCGCCATAAACCAACGTTGAATTAATGCCCAGCGTGGTCTTTGCATAAAGAATCCAGCGATTGATCCCGCAGCAATAACAATCAAGGCATTCACTGTAATACTAATAATAATTTGGATACTACCAAGGACTAATGACTGATTTAATACACTACCATTCCCAATAGTTATAAATTGAGGTAGAAGTGAAAGGTACATCAATGCGATTTTAGGATTGAGAAGATTAGTGACAAATCCCATTACAAAAAGCTTTGTCGTATTACCTGAAAGGAGTTTTTTCGGATGAAAGATAGAGCGTCCACCAGGTTTAATCGACTGCCAAGCAATATAAAACAGATAAATAGCACCACAAATTTTTAATGTATCGTAAGCATAAGGTACCGCCATAAAAATAGCCGTAATACCAAATGCAGCTAATAACATATAAAAAATATAGCCAACAGCCACACCGATTAATGAAATAAATCCAGCCTTTTTCCCTTGAGAGATTGAGCGTGAAATCAGGTAAATCATATTAGGGCCTGGTGTTAATACCAAACCCAAGGACAAAAGCGCAAATGTCCACATATTAAACAGTGTTGGCATAATACACCCCTTATTTATTGCATTATTTAACATCAATAACAGAGTGTTAGGTGTGCGGGATACCACAAAAAATACTATTTTTTGTTATTTGTTTTCATTTTTCTATTTAGATAGTTTTGCTTTAAATATATATTACTGATATATTTTAGTAGCTTATAAGCTACATTTTGCCAATAAAAACTATCAAACATTATCTAACAATAGATGGCAAAGACTTATATGCCGACTATTTCAGAAAGATACGTGATCCTGTTGCTAAAGCCAAAATTGCATCGCGAGTAAATAGAATGGCAAGTGAATGTTTTGGCGATCATAAACCTTGTCGTGAAAGCATTTGGGAGCTACGAATTGATCAAGATGTGGATTATCGCGTCTACTATAGTTTAATCAATGGCGAAATTATATTGCTACTTCTAGCAGGAGATAAACGAACTCAGGATGCTGACATCAATAAAGCCATCCTATGTCTGAAGATTATTTAAAGAGGTAGATTATGCCAAAATCTCGTTTACACAATGACGCAATGATTGAGCTTTTGCGTGAAGATCCTAGTTTTGCAAAAGTATATTTACACCAAGCTTTTCTTGATATTGATGAAGATGGTGGGCAAGAAGCTTTTCTTATGGCATTACGCCATGTCGTAGAAGCTCGGGGCGGTATGGCAAAAATTGCCAAAAAAGCAGGAGTATCTCGAGAAACGCTTTATCGAACATTATCACCAACAGGAAACCCAACATTAAAAACATTACGTAATGTTATTAGTGCAACTGGCTTTCATTTCTCTTCATTAGCAAATATTTAATCTTTTATTTATACATTCTAATAAAGCATTTGAGCGATGCTACTTTAGGAAACTCACTATAAATGGTAACCTTACTCCCCCCTATACTTATAGTGCCTATTAAGCAAAAAGATTGGGGTAATATTCCTATTTGAATGATAAAACACTACTTTATCGGATATAGCGACACAAAACTGATAGATGGTAACATATAAGTGCAAGATATAAGTTACTGAAATTTAATAATTTATATATTAAGTGACTGATATGGCTTTACTAATTACGAAGAAATGTATCAACTGCGATATGTGTGAACCAGAGTGTCCAAATGATGCTATTTCAATGGGGGATGATATTTATGAAATTAATCCTGATCTTTGCACTGAATGTGTAGGACATTACGATAAACCAACTTGCCAATCGGTTTGTCCGATTACTAACACGATCATCATTGATCCTACTCATACTGAATCTCAAGATGAGTTATGGGAAAAATTCGTGTTGATCCACCACGCAGATAAGATCTAAACCTTATATCCATGATTTTGTGGGTGATAAATCTAAGAGAGCTATTTTTCTAAAATAACTGTCGCACAAGCATAGCGCTGTTCATCAGCAAGTGTCACGTGAATAGAGTTTATCCCCGCTTTCTCTGCCATTTCTTTTGCAACCGCTAAAAAATGCAATGTGGGTTTACCTAACTCATCATTACGTACTTCAAAATGATTAAAAGCCAATCCTAAACGAATACCTGTTCCTAATGCTTTTGCAGCGGCCTCTTTTACTGCAAACCGCTTAGCTAAAAAACGTATTGGCTGTTTATGGGATTGGTAAATTTCCCATTCTGCATTAGTGAGAATGCGACGAGCAAGGCGTTCACCAGTACGCCCTATAATTTCTTCGATACGCGATATTTCAACAATATCCATACCTAAACCAACAATAGCCATTAGCGGCGCGCTTCTCGCATTAAACGTTTCATTTCTTCAACTGCTGGCGCTAAACCACTAAATACGGCTCTACCAATAATGGCATGACCTATATTCAGTTCATACAATTCAGGTAAGGCAGCAATACGTTGTACGTTGTGATAATGCAAACCATGCCCTGCATTTACTTTTAAGCCTTTAGAGGCGGCATAAGTCACTGCATCACGAATACGTACAAATTCTTTTTCTTGAGCCATTTCATCTTCAGCGTCAGCATAAGCGCCAGTGTGGATCTCAATAAAAGGTGCGCCAACACGATCCGCCGCGTTAATTTGTTCATGGTCAGGGTCAATAAACAGAGAAACTTTAATACCCGCCAAAGATAAGCGTTTAATGGCATCAGCTATCTTTTCTTCATTAGCAACAACATCTAAACCACCTTCTGTTGTTACTTCTTGGCGTTTTTCAGGCACTAAACAACAAAAATCAGGTTGTGTTTGGCACGCGATCTCGATCATTTCTTCAGTGACAGCCATTTCCAGATTTAATCTTGTCTGAACTGTTTGGCTTATCAGCATTAAGTCACGATCAGTGATATGACGTCTATCTTCACGTAAATGAATAGTGATACCATCAGCGCCCGCTTGTTCTGCAACAAAAGCCGCTTGAACAGGATCGGGATACGTTGTGCCACGGGCATTACGAAGGGTGGCGATATGGTCAATATTAACGCCAAGTAGAATATCAGACATGCTCTTCTCCTGAAAAATAACGTTGCATTACCTTAGTTTACACATTCCATAGAGAAGAAAAAGACAATATTACTGTTCTACCATCAATGCTCTTTTCTTTGGGGCTTTTTTAATGGCAAATTGTCTAAAAAGTTCTCTACTTTTTAATGGTTTTCCACCTAAATAAGGCTTTAATGCCATTCTAGTAAACCTTTTTGCCGCTTTTAATGTTTCAACAGTAGGAAATTCGCGACTGGCTAAGGATTTTAATTCAAATCCAGTAAAACTATTATGATCAACCACTAAACTCGCAATAAAACCTTTTTCTTCTCGATAACGATAAGTCATCGAATCTGAAACAGGCTCTCCACTTCCTGCGCAATGCAAAAAATCCAGTCCATAACCAAGTTGGGTTAATAGCGCCAGTTCAAAGCGTCTTAAGGCTGCTTCTGGTGTAGTGTCGCTAGCTGCAAGAATTTGTAAGCAAGAAAGATATTCAAAAAAAAGCACACTGTAAGAAGTGCCATTTTCCAAAACACGAGATAAGAGTTCGTTAAGATACAGGCCACTATAAAGAACAGAGCCTGTCAGCGGTAAAGCTAAAGAGATAGGTTCAGCATCACGAAGGGTTTTAACTTCTCCTCGCCCACTCCAACGAATGAGCAGAGGAGTAAAAGGTTGAAGTGCCCCTTTTAAGGGAGAACGACGGCCTCGCGCACCTTTTGACAATATGCGTACTCGCCCTTCATTTTCAGTGAAAAAATCGAGTAATAAACTCGTTTCACTGTAAGGTCGAGCATGGATAACGAATGCACGTTGCCAGCCATCCACTTCAGTTACCTACTTTAAATCGTCCACATAGCCAAGGCTACGTAAGGCACGTTCATCATCAGCCCAACCTGCTTTAACCTTCACCCAAAGTTCTAAGTGAACTTTGTTTTCAAATAGGTCTTCCATATCCATACGGGCTTCGGTGCCAATTTTCTTGATTTTTACGCCTTTATTACCAATAACCATTTTTTTCTGGCCTTCACGCTCAACCAGAATTAATCCGTGGATATCGTAACCACCGCGTTCATTAGTCACAAATTGCTCAATTTCGACAGTGACAGAATAAGGTAATTCTTCACCTAAGAAACGCATCAATTTCTCACGAATAATTTCTGACGCCATAAAACGTTGAGAGCGATCAGTAATATAATCTTCTGGGAAATGATGAATAGCTTCAGGCAGACATTTACGAACAATTTTTGCAATTGTATCGATATTCATGTCTTTTTCTGCACTGATTGGCACAACATCAAGAAAATCCATTTGTTGGCTTAAAAAGCCAATATGTGGAAGTAACTTGGTTTTATCAATGACGTTATCCACTTTATTAATTGCTAATAAAACAGGGCAACGCAATGATTTTAATTTGTTCAATACCATTTCGTCGTCAGGCGTCCAGTTGGTGCCTTCAACAACAAAAATCACCAGTTCAACATCACCAATCGAGCTACTTGCTGCGCGATTCATTAGTCTGTTGATAGCTCGCTTTTCTTCAATATGCAAGCCCGGTGTATCAACATAAATCGCTTGGTAAGCACCGTCAGTATCAATACCCATGATACGATGACGCGTTGTTTGCGGTTTACGTGATGTAATAGATACTTTCTGCCCCAATAATTGGTTCAGTAGTGTTGATTTTCCCACATTTGGGCGACCGACTATCGCAATAAATCCGCAATAGGTTTGTTCTTCGCTCATTCAAGCTCCAGTTGTATTAATGCCTGTTCAGCAGCGGCTTGTTCAGCTTTTCGACGGCTTGTACCCATCCCTTTGACTGGTTGATCGATACCGCTTATCTGACAATGGATCGTAAACTCTTGGTCATGGGCTTCACCACGAACCTGTACCACAATATAAGATGGTAGTGGTAGATGGCGCCCTTGCAGATACTCTTGCAGACGAGTTTTAGGATCTTTTTGCTTATCGCCTGGGCTGATTTCAGCCAAACGATTCTCATACCATTTTAAAATAATTTTTTCGATATTTTGAATATCACTATCAAGGAAAATAGCACCAATTAAAGCTTCCACCGTATCCGCTAAAATTGATTCTCGGCGGAAACCGCCACTTTTTAATTCTCCAGGGCCTAAACGCAGACATTCACCTAGTTCAAATTCACGCGCTAATTCAGCAAGTGTATTTCCACGAACAAGCGTTGCTCTCATTCGGCTCATATCCCCTTCATCAACACGAGGGAATTGATGATAGAGCGCGTTAGCAATAACATAGCTTAGAATTGAATCACCTAAAAATTCTAAACGTTCATTGTGTTTACTGCTTGCACTACGATGCGTTAAAGCCTGTAGTAATAATTCATTTTGCGTAAAAGTATAGCCCAGTTTCTTTTGTAACTGGTTTACTAATAAAGTATTCATGTGCGATCAAGTTCCATAACTTAATTTGAAGCACACGCAACAAATCTGTTTAAGACAACGAGAAATTATCGGGTTGGATAACAGAACTGTTGCGTTTGCACTGGCTCCTGTGAATAACAGGAGCCAATCATATTTAAAGAAGTGGCATATTCTACACTGAGATAGAAAGGAATGCTGTAGCTATTTTGTCAATAGTTACTTAATGCCACCGATACGACTGAGACGAACACCTGTAGGCCATTCATTCTCTACTTTTTCAAAGCTCATCCAGATTGTTGTCGCTTTACCGACTAAATTTTTCTCTGGTACAAAGCCCCAGAAACGACTGTCAGAACTTCCATCACGATTATCCCCCATCATAAAATAATGATCTTCAGGAACAATCCAAGTACCAACGGGTAATCCTGGTTGGATAAACTCAGGCATTGTCATATCACCAGGTATTGTCATAATACGGTGAGAGACTTTTCCTATCGTTTCTACGCGTTCTTCTTCACGTAGTTGAGTTGCTGTTGAAATAGGATCTTCAATCGGAATTGATTTCATGCCATTTATACGCTGACCACCCGGTACATTTTGTAACAACAGCGTCCATTCACTTGGATAAGCGGTACCATATGTCACCGAAATCTCATCGTTACAAATCGCTTTATTACAATTTGGGTAGATATGTATTTTTTTCGACATCATATCATAAACAATTTTATCGCCCGGTAATCCAATAACACGTTTAATAAAGTCAGTAGAAGGATCACGAGGATATTTAAAGACAGCAATATCACCTCGTTTTGGCTTTCCTGTATTTATTAACGTTGTTTGTGTTATTGGATCTTTTAATCCATAAGCAAACTTTTCAACCAAGATAAAATCGCCAACCAATAAGGTTGGCATCATGGAGCGAGAAGGTATTTGAAACGGCTCATACACAAATGAACGCAGAACCAAAACAATAATCAATACTGGAAAAAGAGAACCTAAGGTTTCAGCCCAGCTTGGTTTATTAATTGATTTTGCTAACTCTTGCTGATCCTCGGTCCCTTGCGTCATCTCTTGAAGACGCTTTAGTTTTGCTTTTCGGGCTGGCTTGAGCTTAAAGCGCTCAATTCCCCAAAAAACTCCCGTTATTAGCGTTGCCAGCGTTAGGATCAAGGCAAACGTGTTAGCCATGTTTTCTCCTTAAATTATTTATCTTTACCAACATGAAGGATGGCTAAAAACGCTTCTTGTGGTAGCTCTACGTTACCAATTTGCTTCATACGTTTTTTACCATCTTTCTGTTTTTGTAACAGTTTTTTCTTACGGCTAACGTCACCACCATAACATTTGGCTAATACGTTTTTACGTAACTGTTTAACAGTTGAACGAGCAATAATATGGTTACCAATTGCCGCTTGAATAGCGATATCAAACTGTTGACGTGGAATAAATTCTTTCATTTTTTCCACCAATTCACGGCCACGATAAGGTGCATTATCGTTATGTGTAATCAATGCTAATGCATCAACACGATCACTATTTATTAAGACATCAACACGCACCATGTTAGAGCCTTGGAAGCGGATAAAGTTATAGTCTAAAGAGGCATAACCGCGTGATGTGGATTTTAATCGATCAAAGAAATCTAAGACCACTTCAGCCATCGGAATTTCGTAAGTCAATGAGACCTGATTACCATGATAGACCATATTGGTCTGAACACCGCGTTTTTCGATACATAAAGTAATTACATTACCTAAGTATTCTTGCGGTAATAACATATGACATTCAGCAATAGGCTCTCTGATTTCTTCAATATTATTCAGTGGCGGTAATTTAGACGGGCTATCCACTAATACAATATCACCGCTCGTCATTTCAACTTCATAAACTACGGTTGGAGCTGTTGTGATCAGGTCAAGATCATATTCACGTTCTAAACGTTCTTGGATGATCTCCATATGAAGAAGACCCAAGAAACCACAACGGAAACCAAAACCTAACGCGGTTGAGCTTTCTGGCTCATAGAATAATGAAGCATCATTCAGGCTTAATTTACCTAATGCATCACGGA
This genomic window contains:
- a CDS encoding LysE family translocator; protein product: MPTLFNMWTFALLSLGLVLTPGPNMIYLISRSISQGKKAGFISLIGVAVGYIFYMLLAAFGITAIFMAVPYAYDTLKICGAIYLFYIAWQSIKPGGRSIFHPKKLLSGNTTKLFVMGFVTNLLNPKIALMYLSLLPQFITIGNGSVLNQSLVLGSIQIIISITVNALIVIAAGSIAGFFMQRPRWALIQRWFMATILGALAIKLATEARVN
- a CDS encoding type II toxin-antitoxin system RelE/ParE family toxin, with amino-acid sequence MKTIKHYLTIDGKDLYADYFRKIRDPVAKAKIASRVNRMASECFGDHKPCRESIWELRIDQDVDYRVYYSLINGEIILLLLAGDKRTQDADINKAILCLKII
- a CDS encoding fimbrial biogenesis chaperone — encoded protein: MNSFNTLKTLFCGSLLALSMVNTTQAGVSLDRTRIVLTGSENSASVNLKNTSPDIPFLAQSWVENEHGQKIASPLVALPPLQRLDGDQKGVVRITKTAEIGLLPQDRESLFYLNVREIPPAPKQANVLQMAMQSRIKLFYRPTAIIPEKPGMVWQDQLVFKKQNNQFIAENPTPYYITIIGLSNKLNGEDSDKLTTFPGLMVAPKSSLEIPVKTNGVNQFYMMYVNDYGGHPELKFVCQQNSCKVAPKEQQPKY
- the tadA gene encoding tRNA adenosine(34) deaminase TadA — translated: MNKVKDDIYWMHKAIEQAQKAQEIGEIPVGAVLVVDNKIIAKGWNHSIIDNDPTAHAEIMALRKGGKHLQNYRLLDATLYITLEPCVMCAGAIVHSRVKRVVYGASDLKTGAAGSFIDILQHPGMNHKVEITSGVLGEECSQLLSQFFKMRRAEKKQLKKQKNSPVLVNTEQATKE
- a CDS encoding fimbria/pilus outer membrane usher protein — translated: MLISYFHSTIWKNICAILLLCLAFFAQAEQDDSVEFNIHMLDAEDRDNVDLSRFATSNYIIPGMYYLDIRINGRDFPRQNINYVEVKPNYSVACIDPSLLKKLTINEENQKFIEEISPDCFNINQLPGISIKNDGGILDIVIPRSLMKYEDADWTPPELWDPGVSGVLLDYTLTGTSTRPNKGNNNNSLTGYGQAGINFGEWRLRAEYQGNYSSEYSSNNSFDWNQIYAYKPLPTQAAKLTLGETYLNSQVFDSFRFTGANIQSDERMLPPSLQGYAPEIHGIANTNAKVTVTQNGRLIYETTVPAGPFVIKHLQDTVQGQLDVRVEEQNGKVNEFQVQTANLPYMTRPGSVRYNTSIGQPSLNNHKMQGPIFYQGDFSWGMNNTWSLYGGVLLTAKDYNAWSLGLGHDMGRLGTLSGDVTQSYSQTYDNENINGMSFKLNYAKTFDEYHSTITFAGYRFSEKTFRSFSQYIDERYNAINNNGYEKEMYTITGNKTFWADDTEKSTTLYLSYRHQNYWDKNTQEQYGVTVSRNFSIMGIEQINTNLSAFRTQHKGNTDDSISFNISVPLGSGKNIGYSLQDSNGKVNQMASYSDNSNYNNLWRVRAGLSSDHKANTDGYYQHRSQYAEINANASYQQDNYVAVGATVKGGFTATRHGAALHSSSMTSSTARMMVDTDGVPGVPFNNQSTTTNLFGIGVITDLTSYNNVDARIDVDKMDSNIETHKAITSTTLTEGAIGYYTFPVRQGERLMAILQTADQKYPPFGADVTNKDGENMGMVMEEGLVYIAGVNLNESLNVIWGGKTQCTITIPATINDPLKRELLLCQ
- a CDS encoding fimbrial protein → MENPIIKSAIFLLLLLSPSTFAATELIGGDMEFKGVVVTHGCTIVAGDENKVIDFKQISAKDLYTFQKSEPVAFSISLENCSQDIYKSVTITLDGKEHPTMSNHLAVVGTGSEDPKSIGIVFTDVQRNVIQLKKPSTTRLLNNKRIQFNFMTYVEASPSALKNQTLLTGPFQAQATYTLNYQ
- a CDS encoding fimbrial protein, with the translated sequence MKPTTANFYFNTLKLFFTGAILCTPIVASAYIHGEVRTVGGPNIFRVELNNATFPNNRPGETATVNFSLPDRYLATVYCPKDPLVPNSRTYYMANSDLRYLGNNYYELNEYVDVQIKFSIWGPETLPTVPFIEKPNNRNGQQGCRVPESPKPNMSSGSSGVLVFRLKKPIINGVSLTGQAVAQMYARVGNGLYQEYGPEPISKLVISSGILTTEDRCIFNNGSPITFDFGNVGNTSDYLNGQNYKITRNIPIKCEGGSFTNPNSRIMFKIQTGSSGVASFNPNYLGTTGPVDRTNLGIVLRDKSGTIVPPNKYFSVGKLNNFKGNWEVTAAPIAKAGSKITEGEFSAHATLVAEFM